Proteins co-encoded in one Arachis hypogaea cultivar Tifrunner chromosome 11, arahy.Tifrunner.gnm2.J5K5, whole genome shotgun sequence genomic window:
- the LOC112720939 gene encoding uncharacterized protein, which produces MSPFFQDMLDGVAGFGPGYKGPSYDSLRVNLLADLKRECQMVVDSYRSAWKETGCTLIADGWTDQRQRTLINFLVYCLKGLCFVKSVDASSMVKNASSLCDLFSEMIEWIGPDNVVHVVTDNAANYVAAGRLINKKFENIHWSPCAAHCLNLILKDISSMPHISSLATRASKTVFVYNHTVFLSWLRQKTDWREIVRPGATRFATVFLTLMSIFERKSELQQLVVDTHFTGHKLGRSANGRAVSAIILDNKFWDDCFTVCQIVSPLIKLLRLVDADDKPSLEIVYEGMLRESPDVMRALLDLVTLHCKVNNLDSVVAMKEIHLYRDQKESFDRPEAVPAAKKLQPDEWWSSHS; this is translated from the exons ATGTCACCTTTTTTTCAAGATATGTTGGATGGTGTAGCTGGCTTTGGGCCTGGTTATAAAGGTCCTTCTTATGACTCTTTGAGGGTTAACTTATTAGCCGATCTCAAAAGGGAGTGTCAAATGGTTGTTGATAGCTATAGGTCTGCTTGGAAAGAAACTGGATGTACTCTCATAGCTGATGGTTGGACAGATCAAAGGCAAAGAACGTTGattaattttttggtttattgTTTGAAAGGGTTGTGCTTTGTGAAATCTGTAGATGCCTCAAGTATGGTTAAAAATGCTTCAAGCTTGTGTGACTTGTTTTCAGAGATGATTGAATGGATTGGACCTGATAATGTTGTTCATGTAGTGACCGATAATGCTGCGAATTATGTTGCTGCTGGTAGGCTTATtaataagaaatttgaaaatattcaCTGGTCACCTTGTGCTGCTCATTGCTTGAATCTTATTCTAAAAGATATAAGCAGCATGCCACATATTTCTAGCCTTGCAACACGTGCTTCGAAGACCGTGTTTGTATATAATCATACGGTGTTCTTGTCCTGGCTAAGACAAAAAACTGATTGGAGGGAGATTGTTCGTCCAGGTGCAACTCGTTTTGCCACTGTCTTCCTCACATTGATGAGTATCTTTGAGCGCAAATCGGAATTACAACAATTGGTTGTTGATACACACTTTACCGGACACAAATTAGGAAGGAGTGCTAATGGTAGAGCTGTGAGTGCAATTATCCTAGACAATAAATTTTGGGATGATTGTTTTACTGTATGCCAAATTGTGAGTCCGTTGATTAAATTGTTGAGGTTGGTAGATGCCGATGATAAACCATCATTGGAAATTGTTTATGAAGGTATGCTGAG AGAATCACCCGATGTCATGCGAGCTTTACTTGATCTTGTTACATTGCATTGCAAGGTTAATAATTTAGATTCAGTTGTGGCAATGAAAGAAATACACTTATATAGAGATCAAAAGGAAAGCTTTGATAGGCCTGAAGCTGTTCCAGCTGCAAAAAAACTTCAACCTG ATGAATGGTGGAG TTCGCATTCTTAG